From a single Pseudoliparis swirei isolate HS2019 ecotype Mariana Trench chromosome 12, NWPU_hadal_v1, whole genome shotgun sequence genomic region:
- the vps18 gene encoding vacuolar protein sorting-associated protein 18 homolog — translation MASILDEYEDSQNTRQSAQQHSRLSTANIGITHSGFVNVRLEEEKPIFNKQRIDFTPPERINHLAVCNNQLCMSLGKDTLLRIDLAKPDQPNQTELGRKDDSKVHRLFLDPTGSHLLICLSTSECLYLNRNTQKVRSLSRWRGHLIESVGWNKLLGSETNTGPVLVGTSQGIIFEAEISATEGSLFNTNPDQYFRQVHSLEEDGKPAPVCCLEVERGLENKYFIIATTRKRLFQFVGKLAEGSEQQGFSSIFSQNHDLLPSFQEFPANMGYSEITFYTPKLRTSPKAFAWMMGNGVLYGQLDYVRPDSLLSDVQVWEYTPDIDLSLNKPISIVLTQFHFLLLLHDRVKAICTLNGEVVHEDVFPDKFGALKKMIKDPVGGLVWIYTERAVFRYHIQREARDVWQMYMSMTKFDLAKEYCRDRPECMDTVLAAEADHCFQNKRYLESAKCYAMTQNYFEEIALKFIDAKQEEALKEFLLKKLSHLKPSERTQITLLVTWLAELYLNRLGQLESDGDGVVARETRDVFRRFLGNARHKECLYNNRSTIYDLLASHGNVDDMVYFSVVMQDYERVISHYCQHDDYGAALDVLSKHCDQKLFYKFSPVLMQHIPKQVVDAWIQMGKRLDPKKLIPALMNYSQMGSTQQISETVRYMEFCVYELTVTEEAIHNYLLSLYAKYKPDSLLWYLEQAGIHVSDIHYDLKYALRLCAENGYLRACVLVYRIMELYEEAVDLALQVDVDLAKSCADLPEDDEELRKKLWLKIARHVVQEEKDVKKAMNCLSSCNLLKIEDILPFFPDFVTIDHFKEAICSSLEEYNQHIEELKQEMEEATESAKRIREDIQEMRNKYGVVDSQEKCAACDFPLLNRPFYLFLCGHMFHSDCLFQEVTPHLTAFKQSRLEELQRKLAATTLSSKSRQRPAPKDEGDASSLGKGSAGTSREQIKSDMDDIIASECVYCGELMIKSIDKPFIDPQKFEEEKSSWL, via the exons ATGGCTTCAATTCTCGACGAGTACGAGGACTCGCAAAACACCAGGCAGAGTGCGCAGCAGCACAGCCGCTTGTCGACTGCCAACATCGGGATCACACATTCAG GCTTCGTGAACGTGAGACTCGAGGAAGAGAAGCCGATATTCAACAAGCAGCGGATCGATTTCACACCGCCCGAGAGGATCAACCACCTCGCCGTGTGCAACAATCAGCTGTGCATGAGCCTGGGGAAGGACACCCTGCTGAG GATCGACTTGGCCAAGCCCGATCAGCCCAATCAGACCGAGTTAGGGAGGAAAGATGACAGTAAAGTGCACAGACTGTTCCTGGACCCCACAG GCTCCCATCTCCTGATCTGCCTGAGCACCAGTGAGTGTCTGTACCTCAACCGGAACACGCAGAAGGTGCGCAGTCTGTCCCGCTGGAGGGGCCACCTCATCGAGAGCGTGGGCTGGAACAAGCTGCTGGGCAGTGAGACCAACACGGGCCCCGTCCTGGTCGGCACCAGTCAAGGCATCATCTTTGAGGCGGAGATCTCAGCCACCGAGGGAAGCCTGTTCAACACCAATCCGGATCAATACTTCAGACAG GTCCACTCCCTGGAGGAGGATGGGAAGCCCGCGCCGGTCTGCTGCCTGGAGGTTGAGCGGGGCCTGGAGAACAAGTACTTCATCATCGCCACCACCCGCAAGCGCCTGTTCCAGTTTGTGGGTAAGCTGGCCGAGGGGTCGGAGCAGCAGGGCTTCAGCTCCATCTTCAGCCAGAACCACGACCTGCTGCCCAGCTTCCAGGAGTTCCCGGCCAACATGGGCTACAGCGAGATCACCTTCTACACCCCGAAGCTGCGGACGTCCCCGAAGGCGTTTGCCTGGATGATGGGTAATGGAGTCCTCTACGGTCAGCTGGACTACGTCCGGCCCGATTCCCTGCTGAGTGATGTGCAG GTGTGGGAGTACACCCCCGACATAGACCTCAGTCTCAACAAGCCCATCTCCATTGTGCTGACCCAGTTCCACtttctgctgctcctccacGACCGCGTGAAAGCCATCTGCACGCTGAACGGCGAGGTGGTGCACGAGGACGTGTTCCCGGATAAATTCGGCGCCCTCAAGAAGATGATCAAGGACCCGGTCGGCGGGCTGGTGTGGATCTACACGGAGCGGGCGGTTTTCCGGTACCACATCCAGCGCGAGGCCCGGGACGTCTGGCAGATGTACATGAGCATGACGAAGTTCGACCTGGCCAAAGAGTACTGCCGCGACCGACCCGAGTGCATGGACACGGTGCTGGCCGCGGAGGCGGACCACTGCTTCCAGAACAAGCGGTACCTCGAGAGCGCCAAGTGCTACGCCATGACGCAGAACTACTTCGAGGAGATCGCGCTCAAGTTCATCGACGCCAAGCAGGAGGAGGCGCTGAAGGAGTTCCTGCTGAAGAAGCTGAGCCACCTGAAGCCGAGCGAGCGCACGCAGATCACCCTGCTGGTCACCTGGCTGGCCGAGCTCTACCTGAACCGGCTCGGCCAGCTGGAGAGCGACGGCGACGGCGTCGTCGCCCGGGAGACGCGCGACGTGTTCCGCCGGTTCCTCGGCAACGCCCGGCACAAGGAGTGCCTGTACAACAACCGCAGCACCATCTACGACCTGCTGGCCAGCCACGGCAACGTGGACGACATGGTGTACTTCTCCGTCGTCATGCAGGACTACGAGCGGGTGATCTCGCACTACTGCCAGCACGACGACTACGGCGCCGCCCTGGACGTGCTCTCCAAGCACTGCGACCAAAAGCTCTTCTACAAGTTCTCCCCGGTGCTCATGCAGCACATTCCCAAACAGGTGGTGGACGCGTGGATCCAGATGGGCAAGCGGCTGGACCCGAAGAAGCTGATCCCCGCGCTGATGAACTACAGCCAGATGGGCAGCACGCAGCAGATCAGCGAAACCGTCCGCTACATGGAGTTCTGCGTGTACGAGCTGACGGTGACGGAGGAGGCCATCCACAACTACCTGCTGTCGCTCTACGCCAAGTACAAGCCGGACTCCCTGCTGTGGTACCTGGAGCAGGCGGGCATCCACGTCTCGGACATCCACTACGACTTGAAGTACGCCCTCAGGCTGTGCGCCGAAAACGGCTACCTGCGGGCCTGCGTCCTGGTCTACAGGATTATGGAGCTGTACGAGGAGGCGGTGGATCTGGCTTTACAA GTCGACGTAGACTTGGCCAAGTCCTGCGCCGACCTGCCCGAGGATGACGAGGAGCTGAGGAAGAAGCTTTGGCTGAAGATCGCCCGGCACGTggtgcaggaggagaaggacgtgAAGAAAGCCATGAACTGTCTGTCCAGCTGCAACCTGCTCAAGATCGAAGACATCCTGCCCTTCTTCCCGGACTTTGTCACCATCGACCATTTTAAG GAGGCCATCTGCAGCTCCCTGGAGGAGTACAACCAGCACATCGAGGAGCTGAAACAGGAAATGGAGGAGGCCACGGAGAGCGCTAAACGCATCCGAGAAGACATCCAGGAAATGAGGAACAAATACGGCGTCGTGGATTCCCAAGAAAAGTGTGCCGCTTGTGACTTCCCGTTGCTCAACAGGCCCTTCTATCTGTTCCTCTGCGGACACATGTTCCACTCCGACTGCCTGTTCCAG gaagtgacccctcACCTGACGGCCTTTAAGCAGAGTcgtctggaggagctgcagagaaaGCTGGCGGCGACCACGCTGTCCTCCAAGTCTCGACAGCGCCCGGCGCCCAAGGACGAAGGAGACGCGTCCAGCCTGGGAAAGGGCAGCGCGGGCACGAGTCGCGAGCAGATCAAATCGGAcatggatgacatcattgcGTCCGAGTGCGTGTACTGCGGCGAACTGATGATCAAGTCCATCGACAAGCCTTTCATCGACCCGCAGAAATTCGAGGAGGAGAAATCCAGCTGGCTGTGA